One stretch of Anaerotignum faecicola DNA includes these proteins:
- a CDS encoding choline transporter has protein sequence MMLKHKTAAGLAAAAMITTSLAFTASAEGKDVQADTSKSIVLDSAVISSVEAQPGFTPELMTDEDGKTYFIAEDGSRVYISWTEDGVNSDGSILFSVVAAD, from the coding sequence ATGATGTTAAAACACAAAACAGCAGCCGGTCTGGCTGCGGCAGCCATGATAACCACGTCGCTGGCGTTTACCGCATCTGCGGAGGGAAAAGACGTACAGGCGGATACCAGTAAATCCATCGTACTCGATTCTGCAGTGATAAGCAGTGTGGAGGCACAGCCGGGATTTACGCCTGAACTCATGACGGATGAAGACGGAAAAACGTATTTTATCGCGGAAGACGGCTCCAGAGTGTATATCAGCTGGACGGAAGATGGAGTTAACAGCGACGGCAGTATTCTGTTCAGTGTCGTTGCAGCTGACTGA